In Halorubellus sp. JP-L1, one DNA window encodes the following:
- a CDS encoding HVO_2753 family zinc finger protein, giving the protein MSESQSAEQRRCVSCGINIAGTNAARFKCPDCGHLIFRCAKCRKQSNLYECPDCGFEGP; this is encoded by the coding sequence ATGAGCGAGTCGCAATCAGCGGAGCAGCGCCGGTGCGTCTCCTGCGGCATCAACATCGCAGGCACGAACGCCGCGCGCTTCAAGTGTCCCGACTGCGGGCACCTGATCTTCCGATGCGCGAAGTGCCGGAAACAGAGCAACCTCTACGAGTGCCCGGACTGCGGGTTCGAGGGCCCCTAA
- a CDS encoding elongation factor 1-beta — translation MGKVAAKIKVMPQDPEIDLDDLQERLEDSLPEGAKINGVERDDVAFGLVALLPTVIVPDDAGGTEAVEEGFEKVEGVESVSVENVGRI, via the coding sequence ATGGGGAAGGTAGCCGCGAAGATCAAGGTCATGCCGCAGGACCCCGAGATCGACCTGGACGACCTCCAGGAGCGTCTCGAGGACTCCCTCCCCGAGGGCGCGAAGATCAACGGCGTCGAGCGCGACGACGTCGCGTTCGGCCTGGTGGCGCTCCTCCCGACCGTCATCGTGCCCGACGACGCGGGTGGCACGGAGGCCGTCGAGGAGGGCTTCGAGAAGGTCGAGGGCGTCGAGTCCGTCAGCGTCGAGAACGTCGGCCGCATCTAG
- a CDS encoding MBL fold metallo-hydrolase, whose product MALPAGVHDLAVRYDDRDLDLHPVAVETDHGLVLVDVGLPGAVPRLREALDAHGFALSDVETVFLTHHDGDHAAALDDLEAETDAFVVTHQDEASYVDGREHPVKTDPDDDRYPPVSVDLELVGDETFDTAAGPMRVVETPGHSPGHCSLYLPEAGLLLAGDALVADHGDGRLHGPKPQFTPDRERARESVASLADLDVDQTLCYHGGLVDDGTDRIAAIATGST is encoded by the coding sequence ATGGCTCTGCCAGCAGGCGTCCACGACCTCGCCGTTCGCTACGACGACCGCGACCTCGACCTCCATCCCGTCGCCGTGGAGACCGATCACGGCCTCGTCCTCGTCGACGTCGGCCTCCCCGGTGCAGTCCCCCGACTCCGGGAGGCCCTGGACGCGCACGGGTTCGCGCTCTCGGACGTCGAGACCGTCTTCCTCACGCACCACGACGGCGACCACGCCGCCGCGCTCGACGACCTCGAGGCCGAGACGGACGCGTTCGTCGTCACCCATCAGGACGAGGCGTCGTACGTCGACGGCCGCGAGCACCCCGTGAAGACCGACCCCGACGACGACCGGTACCCGCCGGTCTCGGTCGACCTGGAGCTCGTCGGCGACGAAACGTTCGACACCGCCGCCGGCCCGATGCGGGTCGTCGAGACCCCCGGCCACAGCCCCGGGCACTGCTCGCTGTACCTCCCCGAGGCCGGACTCCTCCTCGCGGGCGACGCACTCGTCGCCGACCACGGCGACGGCCGCCTCCACGGTCCGAAACCCCAGTTCACGCCCGACCGGGAACGCGCCCGCGAGTCCGTCGCATCGCTCGCCGACCTCGACGTCGACCAGACGCTGTGCTACCACGGCGGCCTCGTCGACGACGGCACCGACCGCATCGCCGCCATCGCCACCGGCTCGACCTGA
- a CDS encoding TraB/GumN family protein, with protein sequence MTEAAPPTPGPTAPEPDDGEGSVHVLGTAHVSQASVDEVERTIEDRHPDVVAVELDEGRYRQLRGETPDDLDPTDLLSGNTVFQFIAYWMLSYVQARLGDRFDVNPGADMLAAVETAEANGLGVALVDRDIQTTIQRFWKRMTVFEKIQTASGLAFGAADPRLVGITVGLVLGVFLAPLLGFGLPLAGVVTDAGLLSIASGGLVAGVVGYAALTVTDDHFDEWTSLLAATAVGVGVGAAVAVTGVLDPYLAGVLVSPIRNLLAGGFVGIGLGVAVGVLLGVAFDAFGVGSDEEMEEFDIEQMTDSDVVTVMMEEFRQFSPGGASALIDERDAYIAHNLVALRDKGYDVVAVVGAGHRAGIQAYLDDPASLPPMDDLVGTESGSRFSLGKLFGYLLTLGFVAFFGLLVLGGANDAFLLRLFAAWFLFNGAFAFVLTKLAGGHWRSAGVAGAVAWMTSLNPLLAPGWFAGYVELKQQPVNVSDIGTLNEILNDHESPLRDVIGRMFDVPLFRLIMVVAAANVGSLVASVLFPVVVLPALAPEVGGVQGVLDLLVQGVENGVRIVRGVVGV encoded by the coding sequence ATGACTGAAGCCGCGCCGCCGACGCCCGGGCCGACGGCCCCGGAACCCGACGACGGCGAGGGGAGCGTTCACGTCCTCGGGACGGCGCACGTCTCGCAAGCGTCCGTCGACGAGGTCGAGCGGACCATCGAGGACCGCCACCCGGACGTCGTCGCCGTCGAACTCGACGAGGGCCGGTACCGGCAGTTGCGCGGAGAGACGCCCGACGACCTCGACCCGACGGACCTCCTCTCCGGGAACACCGTCTTCCAGTTCATCGCGTACTGGATGCTGAGTTACGTCCAGGCGCGACTCGGCGACCGCTTCGACGTGAACCCGGGTGCGGACATGCTCGCGGCCGTCGAGACCGCAGAGGCGAACGGACTCGGCGTGGCGCTCGTCGACCGCGACATCCAGACGACGATCCAGCGGTTCTGGAAGCGCATGACGGTCTTCGAGAAGATACAGACCGCGAGCGGGCTCGCGTTCGGCGCGGCCGACCCACGATTGGTCGGTATCACGGTCGGTCTCGTCCTCGGTGTGTTCCTCGCGCCGCTACTCGGGTTCGGGCTCCCGCTCGCGGGCGTCGTCACAGACGCCGGCCTGCTCTCGATCGCCTCCGGCGGTCTCGTCGCGGGCGTCGTCGGATACGCCGCACTCACCGTGACGGACGACCACTTCGACGAGTGGACGAGCCTGCTCGCGGCGACGGCCGTCGGCGTCGGCGTGGGCGCAGCCGTCGCGGTGACGGGCGTCCTCGACCCGTATCTCGCGGGCGTGCTCGTCAGCCCGATACGGAACCTGCTCGCCGGCGGCTTCGTCGGCATCGGGCTCGGCGTCGCCGTCGGCGTCCTGCTCGGCGTCGCGTTCGACGCGTTCGGCGTCGGGAGCGACGAGGAGATGGAGGAGTTCGACATCGAGCAGATGACGGACTCAGACGTGGTGACGGTGATGATGGAGGAGTTCCGCCAGTTCAGCCCCGGCGGTGCGAGCGCGCTCATCGACGAGCGCGACGCGTACATCGCGCACAACCTCGTCGCGCTCCGCGACAAGGGGTACGACGTCGTCGCGGTCGTCGGCGCCGGCCACCGCGCGGGCATCCAGGCGTACCTCGACGACCCGGCGTCGCTCCCGCCGATGGACGACCTCGTCGGCACCGAGTCCGGGTCGCGGTTCTCGCTCGGGAAGCTGTTCGGGTACCTGCTCACGCTCGGGTTCGTCGCGTTCTTCGGCCTGCTCGTCCTCGGCGGCGCGAACGACGCCTTCCTCCTCAGGTTGTTCGCGGCGTGGTTCCTGTTCAACGGCGCGTTCGCGTTCGTCCTGACGAAGCTCGCCGGCGGACACTGGCGGAGCGCGGGCGTCGCGGGCGCGGTCGCGTGGATGACGAGCCTCAACCCCCTGCTCGCGCCCGGCTGGTTCGCGGGGTACGTCGAACTGAAGCAGCAGCCAGTGAACGTCTCGGACATCGGGACGCTCAACGAGATCCTGAACGACCACGAGTCGCCGCTACGCGACGTGATCGGGCGGATGTTCGACGTGCCGCTGTTCCGCCTGATCATGGTGGTCGCGGCGGCGAACGTCGGGAGTCTCGTCGCGAGCGTCCTCTTCCCGGTCGTCGTCCTTCCC